The Flavobacterium sp. N2270 genome contains the following window.
TCTGCACCTCCTTTACCTAATGAACCAGCGATAAAAAGTATTTTCATTTAGATTTCATTTAACTTAACATTCCAAGCTTGCTCTAAATGAAAACCTATATCTTTTGCCCACTGTTCTAAAGTAAACTGTTTAGCATAATTAATTCCATTTTCACTCATCTCTACAGCTAATTCAATATTTGAACTTAAACTATTCAATTGACTTGCAATTTCAACAGCGCTTCTTTCTTTTAAAATTATTCCTGATTTAGAGGTATTAATTAATTTTTCCAAAACAGAAACTGGTGTTGTTATAACAGGTAAACCCTGACTCATAGCTTCTAAAACAACTTTTGGAAATCCTTCTGGCGCATTAGTTGGAAATACAAAAAAATGATTTTGTTGTAAAACGTTTAGAACTTCTAAATGATTTAACTTTCCATGAAAAACAACTTGATCATTTAGTTCTAGATTATTTACTAACTCTTTCAATTTATTAAGATATCCTCCATTTCCAACTACATCAAAATAAAAAACTTTTCCTTGGTCTTTTAAAATCTTTAAAGCTTTAATAACCAGTACTGCTCCTTTAGAATATTCTTGTCTAGAAACAATACAAAGCTTGTTAGGTAATGACCAGTCTCTAGTATGATTTTTATGTTCAATTTCATTAAGTGTTAAACTACTCGAAAAAATCCATTTAATATTGGGATTTATTTTTGATGGTGCTTCATCAGAACCTCCAGTGGTTAAAAAAACTTTTTTACCTCCAGCAAATTGTTCCATATACCATCGCCAAAATCGTTCTGCTACAGAACGTTGCACAAACCAATTACCACAATGTCGAATATAAAGCGGCTTATTGAAAATATGTGCTAACAAAAAACCAACGGTACCAATATTACTTGGAATAGGAGCATGAATGGCATCACATCTTATAATTTCAAGTATAAATTTAGGAAAATAATATAAGAACCAAAATGGCATAAAAAACTTGTTCAACAGTCCTTTTTTAAAGAACAGTTTAACGGGTACAATTGTAATAGTTGGGTTTGTAAAATAAACTTCTCCTTTCTCATTTCCCCTTATTTCTGGAACAATTATTTTAGTAGAATCGAATAATTTGGATAAATAATCCATATGCATGGCAAAACCGCCATCGGTAGCCCAACCCGTGGGTGAACTTTTACTTTTCCAGCACTCTTTATGTGAAAAAACTAATAATTTCATATTTTATTTTTCTATAATTTTATGTAAATCCAAAGCAAATTTTTGATAGGTTGCTTCAAAAGTAAATTCTTCTTCAACTCTCTTTTTTGCTTGTAAAGCAACATTATTTCTTAATCTATAATTATTTAAAGTACGTTGAATTGCTGAAGACAAATTATCTTCATAAATAATAATATCAAAGTTATCTACAAAACCCATTCCCCATACCGCATCATTTGTGGTTAAAACAGGTATTACAAAGTGCATTAATTCAATTAACCTGCTTCTAAATCCAAATTTTCCTTCAAAAGGAATTACAGCTAAATCAATTCCTTGAAACTCAAGAGAAATATCTTCAACATAACCTAATAAAGTAACATTCGCATATTGATTTACTATTTCTTTTAATGATTCAGGCGGATTTGAACCTATAATTTTTAAAGAAATAACTAAATCCTTTATATTATGTATTGCTTCTATTACTTGGATTGCAGCTTTATAATTTCTTTCACTACCCAAACCTCCATAAAACAATAAGGAAAACTCTTTCGTATCTTCTTTTTTATTCACTTCAAATGGTTTGAGTTTAACTCCCATTGGAAAATAATAAATTAATTGTTTTGGGTAACATTTTTTAAAAATAGCATCTTCTTCTTTATTAATAGCGATTAACAAATTAAAACTGTTATTTAATGCAACTTCAAACTCTAATTTCTCATACTCATTAATTAAAAAAGTTCTATAAAAACCAGGCATCCAGCGCTTCATTGCAATGAATTCTTTAAAAGAATTCAATAATATATTATGTGTATCACAAATTACAAATAAGCCTTTCTCTTTTAACCTTTTTGCCATTTTATGTAAATGCCAATATTCAAAAAGTACAACATCGAAATTATCTTCCAGCTCTTTTTCAATTCCGTTAAATAAAAAAGGGATAATAAAATTTGAATCTTTACCATAACCCAAATAAGGTAAAATTTTAAATAAAAAAGCTAATATTAAATTTGGTTTTTTATTTTTGAGATATATAATTTTTACAGATGTATTTATAGCTTTTAAAACCTCTATTTTATCAGAAGTAGTTTTATCTTCATGCAATGTAAACAACGTAATATCATTCCATTCTGAAGCAAGGGCTAACAAAGTATTATAAACACGTTCCACTTGCCCACTACCATTTGAGAATGGATTAACATGACTTACTATAGCTATTTTTTTAGTTTGCATTTACACTTTGCCTTATAAATTTAATAAAATTATCTTTCACAATTTCACCTAATTGTTGTTCGAAAAAAGCATCTACTAATGCACTTCGTTCCGCAGAAAAATTATCCGTATTTTGTATCGCTTCTTCTAAAAACAACCTCATCTCTTCTTCGTCTTTGGCTACTTGAACGGCGCCACTATCAACAATAGGTTTATAATGGTCAAAGCTATAAAAACGAGTATAATTATAAGGATAAATATCTTTTCCGGGCGGATTATACCCTACATTAATTGCGGGTTTATTCAGCATACACAATTCTAAAGAAATAGTGGAAGCAACATTAATACCTGCTATACAATTTTTCATTAAAGCGATAAAAAAAGCCTGATCCGATTCTAAAGGAGTTTGAAAATTTTTTTCCCATTCTACATTAGGAATAATGATGTCTTTTCGTTTATGCTTTAATGCATCAAAAACATCACCTTTGTCTTTTGCATACGTTCTAACGACTAATTTTAAATTAGGATCAATTGCTTTAATAATATCCGCTATTCGTTCTACCACATACGGTTCATAAGGCATATGATGACTCATACCAGAAGAATATAAAAAATAATTATCTTCAGGTTTTAAACCTATTTTTAGATATAAATCGTTTTTAGCTAAACACTTATCATCATTAAAATGATTGATGAATTGGGGAGTACCCGTCACTAGAACTTGTTGTTCTTCAATATGTGGATAAATAGAATGAAAATCGGCTTTTATTTTGGAATTCCAAGCAAAATAATAATCATATCGAGGTACTACTCTACCTTGTGAAGTTAAGTTATCCCAAGAATACAAGAAAGTAGCTGTTTTTATTTTTTCTTGATTAGCTGCATAAATTAGTGGCAATGCAATTCGCGCATGAGAATGAGAGGTATTAAAAACCAATTTGAATTTCTCTGCTTTAAGACAATTACGATGTGTAATAATTTGCTGTTCTCTGTTAGCCAACCATGCATCTATTTGTTCTAAAAAAACTAATGCTCTTTGATTAGCCAATACTCGTGCAACTGTCTTTTTAAAAAAACGAATAGCCTTTTTCCTAATAGTATTGGCCTCTACATCGCGCATTTCCCATCGCACTTTTGCAGCTTCAGACCACATATAACGATTATGTGCAAGATCAAAAATTTCAAAAAACAATTTATAAATATACGAAAACTTTTCCGGTTGTAATTCTATTAATTCATCACTATGCTCTTCTAAAAGCTCCCAAATAGGTTCATTAGGTTTTACAGCATGTAAAGTAACATGATAATGTGTACGCAATTCTTTAACTATATCAGTATAAATAAAGTTACGAATGGTTTCTCCACGCGGAAGTATTATAAGTATTTTAGGCAATTTAGACATTAGGCTTCTTCAAAAATATTATCTAATTTATTGTAAAATGCATTTACTTCATCTTGTGAAATATTTACTTCATTATCGGTATTTTTAGCTTCCTTATTTGAAAACAATCTCTTGAAATAAACTTTAGGACGCAATGAAAAATCT
Protein-coding sequences here:
- a CDS encoding glycosyltransferase gives rise to the protein MQTKKIAIVSHVNPFSNGSGQVERVYNTLLALASEWNDITLFTLHEDKTTSDKIEVLKAINTSVKIIYLKNKKPNLILAFLFKILPYLGYGKDSNFIIPFLFNGIEKELEDNFDVVLFEYWHLHKMAKRLKEKGLFVICDTHNILLNSFKEFIAMKRWMPGFYRTFLINEYEKLEFEVALNNSFNLLIAINKEEDAIFKKCYPKQLIYYFPMGVKLKPFEVNKKEDTKEFSLLFYGGLGSERNYKAAIQVIEAIHNIKDLVISLKIIGSNPPESLKEIVNQYANVTLLGYVEDISLEFQGIDLAVIPFEGKFGFRSRLIELMHFVIPVLTTNDAVWGMGFVDNFDIIIYEDNLSSAIQRTLNNYRLRNNVALQAKKRVEEEFTFEATYQKFALDLHKIIEK
- a CDS encoding glycosyltransferase, which produces MKLLVFSHKECWKSKSSPTGWATDGGFAMHMDYLSKLFDSTKIIVPEIRGNEKGEVYFTNPTITIVPVKLFFKKGLLNKFFMPFWFLYYFPKFILEIIRCDAIHAPIPSNIGTVGFLLAHIFNKPLYIRHCGNWFVQRSVAERFWRWYMEQFAGGKKVFLTTGGSDEAPSKINPNIKWIFSSSLTLNEIEHKNHTRDWSLPNKLCIVSRQEYSKGAVLVIKALKILKDQGKVFYFDVVGNGGYLNKLKELVNNLELNDQVVFHGKLNHLEVLNVLQQNHFFVFPTNAPEGFPKVVLEAMSQGLPVITTPVSVLEKLINTSKSGIILKERSAVEIASQLNSLSSNIELAVEMSENGINYAKQFTLEQWAKDIGFHLEQAWNVKLNEI